CAAGATTGCTTACCCTTCGAAGGATTCCAGCCGCTACTTTCCAGATACGCCTGCGTTGATCAACAAAAAGTCACCGCACTTGGTAAACAGTCTTTAGCGACACTCAAGGACTACCTTATGGCCAACCTTGATCAAGCGGTACGCTTAGAGACCTTATCTCAACTCTGCCAGCTGAGCCCAACTCAATTTCAACGTCATTTTAAAGCACAAACAGGCATGACTGCCTACGCTTGGTTTGCCCATTTACGGCTAGAGCAAGGATTAAAACTGCTCAAAGCGGGTCATTGCGGTACTGATGTTGCCCATCAAGTCGGTTTTTATGATCAAGCCCATTTTAGTAAAGCATTCAAACAAACCTATGGCCTGTCTCCTTCACAGATCATTCGCTGAACTTCGACACCTAATTTGTAAATCTGCCATTTTTTTACAAGCCGTCTAACCCAAGCCTATTCATAATCATCGTCTTAGTTCTACAGAAGTTGATATTGTTATGAATGAATCTACCGTTTTACTGACTCTCGCCACCATACATTTTATTGCACTAATGAGTCCAGGGCCTGATTTCGCTCTAGTAGTCCAAAATGCGACTCGATATGGCCGTCAAACAGGTTTTTATATCGCACTTGGCTTATCGGTGGGTATTGCCCTGCACTCTTTTTTAAGCTTAACAGGCGTCAGTTTTGTGATTCACCAGCACCCTCTTGTTTACACTGCGATTCAATTTATGGGTGGCAGTTATCTACTTTATCTAGGAATCATAGCCTTACGAGGTGTGATCAGCTTGATCAAAAAACCCAATTCTGATCAACAAAGCAAGCCGACTAGCTTAGTGATCAGCAACAAGCGTCATGCATTTACTAAAGGCTTTATGACCAATATTTTAAACCCGAAGGCACTGGTATTTTTTGTCAGTTTAATGTCCAGCATTGTACCTGTAGGTATGTCGACCGTTGGCAAAGCAACCGCATTAGTCATCTTATTTGTCCTATCACTGGTTTGGTTTTCCAGTTTGGCATGGATGCTATCAACACCACGCTTACAGCAACGCTTACATCAAGCAGCAATCTATATTGATGGTATTTGCGGTGCAGTATTTACTCTGGTTGGTGCCAGCATATTTTTTACAACCATAAGTCAGCTGATTCATTAAATGTTTGCTGGGCTGAACAATAAAAAATTAACTCTCCTTCAAAGGAGAAGACACTTTTTACTCTCAACTTTGTGCGAGATCGCTTACATCTGCTTAGGTGAAGCACTCTTTGTTTAGGGTAAAAAGCACCAAAATAAAAAATAAGTTATTGAAAATTAATTGATTTGTCCTTTTTACCTATCGCTCATATTAAAAAATGTGAGCTGAAGCCGTTGTCTGAATTCATGAAACACGTAATATTAACCCTGTCGGAAGGATTCTGACACGGAACAGGAAACACCATGGATAGGTGAACTTCAGGATGAAGAAACGATGACTCAGGATGAGTGGTCGGGTATGGATTGCAAAACGGACATTGAATGGACTCAATAGTAACTAGGACGGTTACTACTAAGGAAAGACAAGGACTCCTCTGGAAGAGGCAAGGATGTTACATCAGGATGATGTAAAGGACACCGCTCACGGAACAAGTGATGAGAACTAACTAGGACAGTTAGTAGACCAGGATAAGGTCATGGACACCGCTAGGATGGCGACGTAAGGATTATGCTGAAGGAATACAGCACACTATCAAGGATTTGATGCAAGGAGCACCTTTAGTAGCTGGATTGCTGCGGGTAAAACTCTAACCCCGATGGGTGCAAACCCTCGGGGTTTTTCTTTGTCTAAAATCTGACTTACTAAAGCCGGAAAGAACCCCACAAGGGCGTTAAGCACACCCCTTAATTGGTCGACTTTGCTCATTTAGCCGCGAAACTGATGTTTATAATTGTTCAAGCTTGGCATAAGCAGTAACCAGCCATTTTATCCCTTCTCCATTAAAAGCAATTTGCACTCGACTTTGTGGTCCACTCCCTTCGAAGTTAATGATGGTTCCTTCACCGAATTTTGGATGTTTCACCCTTGAACCAAGAGTAAAACCCGTCTCATTAAAGCTTTCTTTCACGGCAGTTTGGCTAAATCGACCACTGCTCACAGTACGGCTTACCTTGGCTTTCATGCGTACTTCATCAAGGCACGTTTCAGGTAACTCACGAATAAAACGAGAAGGCTTATGGTATTTATCTTGTCCGTATAGACGGCGCATTTCCGCATAAGTGATATAAAGCTTTTGCATCGCACGGGTCATACCGACGTAACACAAGCGGCGTTCTTCTTCCAAGCGCCCAGCTTCTTCGGCAGACATCTGACTTGGAAACATCCCTTCTTCTACGCCAACCATAAAGACCATTGGAAACTCCAAACCTTTCGCACTGTGAAGTGTCATAAGCTGAACCGCATCTTCAAATTCATCCGCTTGCCCTTCACCCGCTTCCAATGCAGCATGCGTTAAGAATGCTGTCAACAATGACATATCTTCTGCTTCTTCAGGCTTTTCAAACTGACGAGTTGCCGTCACTAGCTCTTCCAAGTTTTCAATGCGTGCCTTTGATTTCTCACCTTTCTCCTGCTCATACATCGCAAACAAACCTGAATATTTGATCACATGGTCCGTTTGATGATGTAACGGCATATCAATGGTGTCATCTTCCAATGCCGTAATCAGCTCGATAAAGCGGCTTAATGCACCTGCTGCACGACCAGCAAGTACCTTTTCATCTAGCAGCGCTACGCTGGATTCCCACATTGTGCAACCTCGATCACGGGCAGCAAAGCGGATTGTTTCTAGCGTTTTATCACCTAACCCTCGAGTGGGCGTATTCACTACACGTTCAAATGCAGCATCATCATTACGGTTAGCCATTAAGCGCAGGTAACTCAATGCATCCTTAATTTCTTGACGCTCGAAGAAGCGCATACCGCCATAAATACGATATGGTAGGCCTGCCTGAATGAGGGCTTCTTCTAAAACACGTGACTGAGCGTTATTTCGGTAAAGCATGGCTGTCTCGTTAAGAGCGCCCCCCTTATCTTGCCACTCTTTGATCTTGGTAACCGCAAAACGCGCTTCATCAAGCTCATTGTAAGCGCTATAAACCGAGATAGGCTCTCCGACAGCCCCATCAGTCCAAAGCTCTTTGCCCATGCGTTCGGTATTATTCACAATCAGGGCATTGGATGCTTCTAAGATGGTTTTAGTTGAACGGTAGTTCTGCTCAAGGCGAATGGTATTAACGCTTGGAAATTCCAAAGTGAATTTTTCTATATTTTCAACTTTTGCCCCACGCCAACCGTAAATAGACTGGTCGTCATCACCAACGATCATAACGTGACATTCAGGCCCAGCCATCATCCGTAGCCAAGCGTATTGAATATTATTGGTATCTTGAAACTCATCGACCAAAATATGTTTGAATCGAGCCTGATAATGTTCACGGACAAATTTGTTATCGCGCAGTAGCTCATGGGCACGCAGCAAAATTTCAGCAAAGTCGACCAAACCTGCACGATCACACGCTTCCTGATAGGCTGAATAAAGCTGTAAATACGTTTTTGTCAAAGGATCATGGTAAGCATCGATATGCGCCGGACGAAGGCCTTCATCCTTTTTTGCGTTTATCCACCACGCGACTTGTCGTGCTGGCCACTGTTTATCATCAAGGTTCTGGGCCTTAATCAAACGCTTAAGTAAACGCTGCTGATCGTCGCTGTCGATAATTTGAAAGTCTTCCGGCAATTTGGCATCAAGATAGTGCGCACGCAAAATACGATGACAAATACCGTGGAAAGTGCCGTTCCACATCCCACCAGTACTCCCCATCATTAGCTCTTCAATGCGCCCACGCATCTCTGCCGCCGCTTTATTGGTAAAAGTTACCGACATAATTGAAAACGGCGAAGCTTGCTCGACCGACATAAGCCAGGCAATGCGATGGACAAGAACACGTGTCTTACCACTCCCTGCACCAGCAAGGACAAGCAGGTTTTCTAGGGGCGCAGCAACGGCTTGACGCTGCTTATCGTTTAAACCGTCAATTAATAGGGAAGGATCTATCATGATGTGAGCTACTGGTTATTTATCCATAAAAAGTGATTATAACCTAAACAGCTCGGTCAGAAGAGATAAAATATATAAAAAGCTTCCCGATACATGACCGGGAAGGTTTTATTATTTATTCAAATAAGCAAGCAGCTCTTCAGGTGAGATTCCTTGTTGAGCTAATTTTTTGGCCATTAGCTCAACTTGCTCACCTTTACGTGACTCTATTACTTGCTGAAACTGATAAACAATATCGCGTAAAACCGGCACAGGAACTTGTTTTGCTGCGCTACGAATACGCTCAGAGCTTTGATTACCTAATTCATTAAGCAATTTACCAAACATCACCTTTTCTGGTGATTCTTCCATTTGCTCTAAAATACGAGCCATTTCATACGTGGTGAACGACATTACTTTACGAGTTCCGTTGTGGTGTCGAAAAAAATTCTGAATGACAAATATACACGCGTTAACTGGATTGGAAAATACTAAATTGCATTGTTTTACGCATTCGCCGCTTTTATATGCCAGCTTTTGCCAACTTTACTGAATAAAATCAATAACGCAGGTAATAAAAGCCACATATGTAGAGCAATTAAATTTTGCGGCTCCAATGATAAACGCTGCAATATACCTACCAGTAAACCCGAACCACTCATCTGAAACAGACCTAACAAAGCCGCAGCCGTTCCAGCTTTATCGCCAAATGGTTCAAGTGCTTTACCTGCAGCCGTGCCTAGGATCCAAGCAAATCCGACAGAAGATAAGAAGATTGGTAGCATGAAACATAAAGCAGTTTCATATCCGCTTAGGGCAAACATCAATATACCTGTTAACGCCAATAGTACAATGCCCACAACGAGCGTGTTATGAGTACCCCAGCGATCCATAAACTTGGGTGCTAGCATGCATGCAGATATATTAAATATAGCATTAAGACCAAACCAAAATGTAAATTCATTCATCGATAAGCCCATATCAACCATAAGAACATTAGGCACTGAAGTAACGTAAGCGAGAATCACAGCCAT
This window of the Vibrio azureus genome carries:
- a CDS encoding LysE family translocator — protein: MNESTVLLTLATIHFIALMSPGPDFALVVQNATRYGRQTGFYIALGLSVGIALHSFLSLTGVSFVIHQHPLVYTAIQFMGGSYLLYLGIIALRGVISLIKKPNSDQQSKPTSLVISNKRHAFTKGFMTNILNPKALVFFVSLMSSIVPVGMSTVGKATALVILFVLSLVWFSSLAWMLSTPRLQQRLHQAAIYIDGICGAVFTLVGASIFFTTISQLIH
- the uvrD gene encoding DNA helicase II, with protein sequence MIDPSLLIDGLNDKQRQAVAAPLENLLVLAGAGSGKTRVLVHRIAWLMSVEQASPFSIMSVTFTNKAAAEMRGRIEELMMGSTGGMWNGTFHGICHRILRAHYLDAKLPEDFQIIDSDDQQRLLKRLIKAQNLDDKQWPARQVAWWINAKKDEGLRPAHIDAYHDPLTKTYLQLYSAYQEACDRAGLVDFAEILLRAHELLRDNKFVREHYQARFKHILVDEFQDTNNIQYAWLRMMAGPECHVMIVGDDDQSIYGWRGAKVENIEKFTLEFPSVNTIRLEQNYRSTKTILEASNALIVNNTERMGKELWTDGAVGEPISVYSAYNELDEARFAVTKIKEWQDKGGALNETAMLYRNNAQSRVLEEALIQAGLPYRIYGGMRFFERQEIKDALSYLRLMANRNDDAAFERVVNTPTRGLGDKTLETIRFAARDRGCTMWESSVALLDEKVLAGRAAGALSRFIELITALEDDTIDMPLHHQTDHVIKYSGLFAMYEQEKGEKSKARIENLEELVTATRQFEKPEEAEDMSLLTAFLTHAALEAGEGQADEFEDAVQLMTLHSAKGLEFPMVFMVGVEEGMFPSQMSAEEAGRLEEERRLCYVGMTRAMQKLYITYAEMRRLYGQDKYHKPSRFIRELPETCLDEVRMKAKVSRTVSSGRFSQTAVKESFNETGFTLGSRVKHPKFGEGTIINFEGSGPQSRVQIAFNGEGIKWLVTAYAKLEQL